CCACCGGGACGAGGTCGATGCCGACGTCCCGGGGGTCGAAGACCTCCTCGGTGACCTTGCCGTCCCGCACCACCCACACCCGGGAGGTGTCGGTGACCGTCAGCTCGTCCAGGCCGTCGTCGCCCCGGAAGACCAGCGCGGAGTTGCCCCGTTCGGCGAAGACGCCGGCCACCACGGGCGCCATGCGCGGATCGGCGACGCCCACCGCCTGCGCGCGCACCTTGGCCGGGTTGGTCAGCGGGCCGAGCACGTTGAAGGTGGTGCGGATGCCCAACTGCCCGCGCGCGGCGGCCACATGACGCAGCGAGGGGTGGAACTTCACCGCGAAGCAGATGGTGATGCCGGCCTCCTCGGCGACCTCGGCCACCCGCTTCGGGGTCAGCTGGAGGTTGATGCCCAGCTTCTCCAGCACGTCGGAGGAGCCGGAGGCGGAGGAGGCGGCGCGGTTGCCGTGCTTGACGACCTTGGCGCCGGTGCCCGCGACGACGATCGAGGACATGGTGGAGATGTTGACGGTCTTGGCGCCGTCGCCGCCGGTGCCGACGATGTCGACGGCGGGCCCCGGCACCTCGATCACGTTGGCGTGCTCGTACATGGTGCGCACCAGGCCGGAGATCTCCTCCACCGTCTCGCCCTTGGCGCGCAGCGCGACCATGAACCCGGCGATCTGGGCGTCGGTCGCCTCGCCGCGCATGATCAGGTCCATCGCCCAGGCCGTGTCGTCGGCGGACAGGTCCTGGCCGGTCAGCAGGCCGTTCAGCAGGGCGGGCCAGGAGCGGCCCGCCGCGGTGTCGCCTCCAGCGGGGGTCACAGCGATCATCAGCCGCTCCTCGTACACAGTGGTGGTCCTACGTACCCCACCCTATCGAGCCGGGACACGGGGAAGGGCCCCGTCCGCGGTGCGGACGGGGCCCTTCGGTGGCGTGGCGACGCGGGATCAGTGGTGGCCGTGGCCGCTCGTGATCTCCCTGTACTCCTCGACGGACGGCTTCGGGATCTGGTTGTCCTCGCCGTAGTAGGCGTTGGACAGCTTGACCCGGAGTCGCTCCGAGGCCTTCACCTTGCGCTCGACACCGTTCTCGTCGACCGTCGGGCCGATCTCGGCCGGCTGGTACTGGTCGTGCGCGGTGAGCGTGTGCAGCTGCTCCTGGCTGAGCGGCTCGTGCACCTCGATGAACTCACCGTGCGGCAGCCGCTTGATGATGCCGGTCTCGCGACCGTGCAGCACCTTGTCGCGGTCGCGGCGCTGGAGGCCGAGGCAGATCCGCTTGGTGACCAGGAACGCGATGACCGGGCCGACGAAGAAGAAGATCCGGACGAACCAGGTCACGGCGTTGATCGACAGGTGGAAGTGGGTGGCCCACAGGTCGTTGCCACCGCCGACCAGGGTGACCATGTAGATCGTCACCCAGGCGACACCGAACGCGGTACGGGTCGGGGCGTTGCGCGGGCGGTCCAGGATGTGGTGCTCGCGCTTGTCGCCGGTGACCCAGGACTCGATGAACGGGTAGACCGCGATGGCCGCCAGGACCAGCGGGAAGAGCACCAGCGGGATGAACACGCCCAGGACGAGCGTGTGGCCCCAGAAGTTGATCTCCCAGCCCGGCATGAAGCGGATCAGACCCTCGGCGAAGCCCATGTACCAGTCGGGCTGGGCGCCGGTGGAGACCTGGTCCACCCGGTAGGGGCCGATGGCCCAGATCGGGTTGATCTGCGCGACCGCGGCGATGGCCGCGATGACACCGAAGACCAGGAAGAAGAAGCCTCCGGCCTTGGCCATGTAGACCGGCAGCAGCGGCATGCCGACGACGTTGTTGTTCGACTTGCCCGGACCCGCGAACTGCGTGTGCTTGTGGTAGAAGACCAGGATCAGGTGCGCCACCATCAGGCCGAGCATGATGCCCGGCAGCAGCAGGATGTGGATCGAGTAGAACCGGGCGACGAAGTCGTGGCCGGGGAACTGCCCGCCGAAGAGGAAGTACGACAGGTACGTGCCGATGATCGGCACGGACAGGATCGCGCCCTCCATGAAGCGGACACCGGTGCCGGAGAGCAGGTCGTCGGGGAGCGAGTAACCGGTGAAGCCGGTGAACATGCCGAGGACGAACAGCAGGAAGCCGAACAGCCAGTTGATCTCACGCGGCTTGCGGAACGCGCCGGTGAAGAACACGCGCATCATGTGCACGAACATGCCGGCGAGGAAGATCAGCGCGGCCCAGTGGTGGATCTGCCGGATGAGCAGACCACCGCGCACGTCGAAGGAGATGTGCAGGGTCGAGTTGAAGGCCTCCGACATCATCTGCCCCTGGAGCGGGACATAGCTGCCGTGGTAGACGACCTCGTTCATCGACGGGTGGAAGAACAGCGTCAGATAGACACCCGTCAGGATGATGATGATGAAGCTGTACATGCACACTTCGCCCAACATGAACGACCAGTGGTCGGGGAAGATCTTGCGCATGTTGGCCTTGGCCAGGGAGTAGATCCCGAGCCGGCCGTCGGCCCAGTCGGCGATGCGCTCGCCGGCCGGAGCCTTCCCGCGAGAGCGGGCGGTCTCGTTCGCTGCAGTACTCATCCGCGCTCCCAGAATGCAGGACCGACGGGCTCCTCGAAGTCGCCGAGCGCCTGGAGGTAACCCTCACTGTCCACACCGATGCGCAGCTGCGGCAGGGCGTGGCCGGCGGGACCGAAGATCACTCGGGCACCGTCGGAGAGGTCGAAGGTGGACTGGTGGCACGGGCACAGCACGTGGTGCGTCTGCTGCTCGTACAGCGAGATCGGGCAGCCGACGTGGGTGCAGATCTTGGAGAACGCGACGATGCCGTCGTGCGACCAGTTCAGCTCGCGCTTGTCCTTGATGTTGTCCGGCTGGAGCCGGACGATCATCAGAGCCGCCTTGGCCAGCTCCGTCTGGAACTCCTCGTCCGTCTCCTCCAGGCCGTCCGGCTTGGCGAAGGTCAGGGAGCCGACGGCGACGTCCTCGGGACGCAGCGGCTGGTTGGTGTTCATGTT
This Streptomyces misionensis DNA region includes the following protein-coding sequences:
- the trpD gene encoding anthranilate phosphoribosyltransferase; translated protein: MIAVTPAGGDTAAGRSWPALLNGLLTGQDLSADDTAWAMDLIMRGEATDAQIAGFMVALRAKGETVEEISGLVRTMYEHANVIEVPGPAVDIVGTGGDGAKTVNISTMSSIVVAGTGAKVVKHGNRAASSASGSSDVLEKLGINLQLTPKRVAEVAEEAGITICFAVKFHPSLRHVAAARGQLGIRTTFNVLGPLTNPAKVRAQAVGVADPRMAPVVAGVFAERGNSALVFRGDDGLDELTVTDTSRVWVVRDGKVTEEVFDPRDVGIDLVPVDALRGADASYNAEVARRVLDGERGAVRDAVLLNSAAALVALEPSDASLTEQLRAQMARAAESIDSGAAKRTLERWVAASNA
- a CDS encoding cytochrome b produces the protein MSTAANETARSRGKAPAGERIADWADGRLGIYSLAKANMRKIFPDHWSFMLGEVCMYSFIIIILTGVYLTLFFHPSMNEVVYHGSYVPLQGQMMSEAFNSTLHISFDVRGGLLIRQIHHWAALIFLAGMFVHMMRVFFTGAFRKPREINWLFGFLLFVLGMFTGFTGYSLPDDLLSGTGVRFMEGAILSVPIIGTYLSYFLFGGQFPGHDFVARFYSIHILLLPGIMLGLMVAHLILVFYHKHTQFAGPGKSNNNVVGMPLLPVYMAKAGGFFFLVFGVIAAIAAVAQINPIWAIGPYRVDQVSTGAQPDWYMGFAEGLIRFMPGWEINFWGHTLVLGVFIPLVLFPLVLAAIAVYPFIESWVTGDKREHHILDRPRNAPTRTAFGVAWVTIYMVTLVGGGNDLWATHFHLSINAVTWFVRIFFFVGPVIAFLVTKRICLGLQRRDRDKVLHGRETGIIKRLPHGEFIEVHEPLSQEQLHTLTAHDQYQPAEIGPTVDENGVERKVKASERLRVKLSNAYYGEDNQIPKPSVEEYREITSGHGHH